The following are from one region of the Capsicum annuum cultivar UCD-10X-F1 chromosome 1, UCD10Xv1.1, whole genome shotgun sequence genome:
- the LOC107845691 gene encoding adenylate isopentenyltransferase 5, chloroplastic-like, whose translation MSGRNWHHGHQRRSALHGHLEHQKNKVVFIMGATGMGKSHLSIDLATHFSTEIINFDKRQVYKGLDIVTNKITDSEKEGVPHYLLEKKCILLFRYCGVGYVSIVVGGSNSYIDKLVEDPMFAFKSNYDSCFIWIDIDVSTLDPFLLKRIDYMVQTVDEVREIFSPEEENKFDTCEESTKKILLESAIEEIKVSTCNLVCRQLEKIRRFMNEKMWPLYHIDAINVFKENKKEGADDKWKHNVLKPTLIS comes from the exons atgtcaG GACGCAATTGGCACCATGGGCACCAAAGGCGCAGTGCGCTCCATGGGCATCTTGAGCACCAAAAG AACAAGGTAGTGTTTATAATGGGGGCTACAGGGATGGGAAAATCTCATCTCTCTATTGACCTCGCAACCCATTTTTCAACAGAAATCATCAACTTTGATAAAAGGCAAGTTTACAAGGGACTTGACATTGTCACCAACAAGATAACAGATTCTGAAAAAGAAGGTGTACCACACTATTTGCTTG AGAAAAAATGCATATTATTATTTCGATATTGTGGTGT TGGATATGTTTCAATCGTCGTTGGTGGGTCAAATTCATACATTGATAAACTTGTAGAAGATCCTATGTTCGCATTTAAATCTAACTACGATAGTTGTTTTATTTGGATTGACATTGATGTATCTACATTGGACCCTTTTCTTCTCAAAAGGATTGATTATATGGTCCAAACTG TGGATGAGGTGCGGGAAATATTTTCTCctgaagaagaaaataagtttGACACATGTGAAGAATCAACAAAGAAGATTCTTCTTGAATCCGCaattgaagaaattaaagttaGTACTTGCAACTTAGTTTGCCGCCAACTTGAGAAAATTCGACGATTTATGAATGAGAAAATGTGGCCATTGTATCATATTGATGCCATAAATGTtttcaaggaaaataaaaaagaaggtgCTGATGATAAATGGAAACATAACGTCCTGAAACCTACCTTGATATCGTAA
- the LOC107845616 gene encoding LOW QUALITY PROTEIN: adenylate isopentenyltransferase 5, chloroplastic-like (The sequence of the model RefSeq protein was modified relative to this genomic sequence to represent the inferred CDS: substituted 2 bases at 2 genomic stop codons) codes for MNIYINNIITLKTNKVVFIMGATRTGKSRLFVDLATHFSSEIINSDKMQVYKGLDIVTNKIKDYEKEDPNFTAEDFCAQSICYIEKIIRGVYVPIVVDVDVSTLDPFLRKRVDHMVQTGLVDEVQEIFSLEADYNKEIXRSIGVPXMEKYFREENKFDACEESTKKILLESAFEEIKVNTYNLVRRQLENIRRFMNEKM; via the exons atgaatatatatatcaacaataTCATCACGTTGAAAACCAACAAGGTAGTGTTTATAATGGGGGCCACAAGAACGGGAAAATCTCGTCTCTTTGTTGACCTCGCAACCCATTTTTCATCAGAAATCATCAACTCAGATAAAATGCAAGTTTACAAGGGACTTGACATTGTCACCAACAAGATAAAAGACTATGAAAAAGAAG ATCCTAATTTCACTGCTGAGGATTTCTGTGCTCAATCCATTTGCTACATAGAGAAAATTATAAGAGGTGTATATGTTCCAATCGTC GTTGACGTTGACGTATCTACATTGGACCCTTTTCTTCGCAAAAGGGTTGATCATATGGTCCAAACAG GACTAGTGGATGAGGTACAGGAAATATTTTCTCTAGAAGCAGATTACAATAAAGAAATCTGACGATCCATTGGTGTCCCTTAGATGGAAAAATACTTTAGAGAAGAAAATAAGTTTGATGCATGTGAAGAATCGACAAAGAAGATTCTTCTTGAATCTGCTTTCGAAGAAATTAAAGTTAATACTTACAACTTAGTTCGTCGCCAACTTGAGAATATTCGACGATTCATGAACGAGAAAATGTAG